A section of the Numida meleagris isolate 19003 breed g44 Domestic line chromosome 16, NumMel1.0, whole genome shotgun sequence genome encodes:
- the LHX3 gene encoding LIM/homeobox protein Lhx3 isoform X2 — protein sequence MLLERVRAGSEKAAELCPFPRSPEIPLCAGCNQHIVDRFILKVLDRHWHSKCLKCSDCQTQLAEKCFSRGDGVYCKEDFFKRFGTKCAACQQGIPPTQVVRRAQDFVYHLHCFACIVCKRQLATGDEFYLMEDSRLVCKADYETAKQREAESTAKRPRTTITAKQLETLKNAYNNSPKPARHVREQLSSETGLDMRVVQVWFQNRRAKEKRLKKDAGRQRWGQYFRNMKRSRGTSKSDKDSIQEEGPDSDAEVSFTDEPSMSEMSHSNGIYSNLSEASPALGRQAGTNGGFALDHSGIPAQDQYHDLRSNSPYGIPQSPASLQALPGHQPLISSLVYPDSGLGIMGQGGQGVPQSMRVLAGNGPSSDLSTGSSGGYPDFPASPASWLDEVDHAQF from the exons atgctgctggagagggtccGCGCCGGCTCGGAGAAGGCAGCGGAGCTCTGCCCCTTCCCGCGGAGCCCAG AGATCCCGCTGTGCGCCGGCTGCAACCAGCACATCGTGGACAGGTTCATCCTCAAGGTCCTGGACCGGCACTGGCACAGCAAGTGCTTGAAATGTTCCGACTGCCAGACGCAGCTGGCCGAGAAGTGCTTCAGCCGCGGGGACGGCGTGTACTGCAAGGAGGATTTCTTCAA GCGCTTCGGGACGAAGTGTGCCGCCTGCCAGCAGGGCATCCCCCCGACCCAGGTGGTGCGCAGGGCTCAGGACTTCGTGTACCACCTGCACTGCTTCGCCTGCATCGTCTGCAAGAGGCAGCTGGCCACCGGCGACGAGTTCTACCTCATGGAGGACAGCAGGCTGGTGTGCAAGGCTGACTACGAGACCGCCAAGCAGAGAG AGGCCGAGTCCACGGCCAAGAGGCCCCGCACCACCATCACGGCCAAGCAGCTGGAGACCCTCAAAAACGCCTACAACAACTCGCCCAAGCCGGCGCGGCACGTCCGGGAGCAGCTCTCGTCGGAGACGGGGTTGGACATGCGGGTGGTGCAG GTCTGGTTCCAGAACCGCAGGGCCAAGGAGAAGCGGCTGAAGAAGGACGCGGGGAGGCAGCGCTGGGGGCAGTACTTCAGGAACATGAAGCGGTCCCGGGGGACCTCCAAGTCCGACAAGGACAGCATCCAGGAGGAGGGGCCCGACAGCGACGCCGAGGTCTCCTTCACAG ATGAGCCCTCCATGTCCGAGATGAGCCACTCCAACGGGATTTACAGCAATCTCAGCGAGGCGTCCCCGGCCCTGGGGAGGCAGGCTGGGACCAACGGGGGCTTTGCTCTGGATCACAGCGGCATCCCAGCTCAGGACCAGTACCACGACCTGCGATCCAACAGCCCCTACGGGATTCCCCAGTCACCAGCTTCCTTGCAAGCTCTGCCAGGCCACCAGCCTTTAATCTCCAGCTTGGTTTACCCCGACAGCGGCTTGGGCATCATGGGACAAGGCGGACAGGGGGTGCCCCAGTCCATGCGGGTCCTGGCCGGGAACGGACCCAGCTCCGACCTCTCCACCGGCAGCAGCGGGGGATACCCGGATTTCCCCGCCAGCCCGGCCTCTTGGCTGGATGAAGTCGACCACGCTCAGTTTTGA
- the LHX3 gene encoding LIM/homeobox protein Lhx3 isoform X1 has protein sequence MLLERVRAGSEKAAELCPFPRSPEIPLCAGCNQHIVDRFILKVLDRHWHSKCLKCSDCQTQLAEKCFSRGDGVYCKEDFFKRFGTKCAACQQGIPPTQVVRRAQDFVYHLHCFACIVCKRQLATGDEFYLMEDSRLVCKADYETAKQRGTACPSPPGMREAAPGRPAVGAPLAHRVGQEGGRGSQVPTGSSELTRTVSAEAESTAKRPRTTITAKQLETLKNAYNNSPKPARHVREQLSSETGLDMRVVQVWFQNRRAKEKRLKKDAGRQRWGQYFRNMKRSRGTSKSDKDSIQEEGPDSDAEVSFTDEPSMSEMSHSNGIYSNLSEASPALGRQAGTNGGFALDHSGIPAQDQYHDLRSNSPYGIPQSPASLQALPGHQPLISSLVYPDSGLGIMGQGGQGVPQSMRVLAGNGPSSDLSTGSSGGYPDFPASPASWLDEVDHAQF, from the exons atgctgctggagagggtccGCGCCGGCTCGGAGAAGGCAGCGGAGCTCTGCCCCTTCCCGCGGAGCCCAG AGATCCCGCTGTGCGCCGGCTGCAACCAGCACATCGTGGACAGGTTCATCCTCAAGGTCCTGGACCGGCACTGGCACAGCAAGTGCTTGAAATGTTCCGACTGCCAGACGCAGCTGGCCGAGAAGTGCTTCAGCCGCGGGGACGGCGTGTACTGCAAGGAGGATTTCTTCAA GCGCTTCGGGACGAAGTGTGCCGCCTGCCAGCAGGGCATCCCCCCGACCCAGGTGGTGCGCAGGGCTCAGGACTTCGTGTACCACCTGCACTGCTTCGCCTGCATCGTCTGCAAGAGGCAGCTGGCCACCGGCGACGAGTTCTACCTCATGGAGGACAGCAGGCTGGTGTGCAAGGCTGACTACGAGACCGCCAAGCAGAGAGGTACCGCGTGCCCCTCGCCCCCGGGGATGAGAGAGGCGGCTCCGGGCCGCCCTGCCGTCGGGGCCCCTCTCGCGCACAGGGTTGGGCAGGAGGGAGGGCGGGGGTCCCAGGTCCCCACGGGGAGCTCCGAGCTAACCCGCACCGTGTCGGCAGAGGCCGAGTCCACGGCCAAGAGGCCCCGCACCACCATCACGGCCAAGCAGCTGGAGACCCTCAAAAACGCCTACAACAACTCGCCCAAGCCGGCGCGGCACGTCCGGGAGCAGCTCTCGTCGGAGACGGGGTTGGACATGCGGGTGGTGCAG GTCTGGTTCCAGAACCGCAGGGCCAAGGAGAAGCGGCTGAAGAAGGACGCGGGGAGGCAGCGCTGGGGGCAGTACTTCAGGAACATGAAGCGGTCCCGGGGGACCTCCAAGTCCGACAAGGACAGCATCCAGGAGGAGGGGCCCGACAGCGACGCCGAGGTCTCCTTCACAG ATGAGCCCTCCATGTCCGAGATGAGCCACTCCAACGGGATTTACAGCAATCTCAGCGAGGCGTCCCCGGCCCTGGGGAGGCAGGCTGGGACCAACGGGGGCTTTGCTCTGGATCACAGCGGCATCCCAGCTCAGGACCAGTACCACGACCTGCGATCCAACAGCCCCTACGGGATTCCCCAGTCACCAGCTTCCTTGCAAGCTCTGCCAGGCCACCAGCCTTTAATCTCCAGCTTGGTTTACCCCGACAGCGGCTTGGGCATCATGGGACAAGGCGGACAGGGGGTGCCCCAGTCCATGCGGGTCCTGGCCGGGAACGGACCCAGCTCCGACCTCTCCACCGGCAGCAGCGGGGGATACCCGGATTTCCCCGCCAGCCCGGCCTCTTGGCTGGATGAAGTCGACCACGCTCAGTTTTGA